The Mycolicibacterium boenickei genome has a segment encoding these proteins:
- the upp gene encoding uracil phosphoribosyltransferase, translating to MDVRVVDHPLAAARLTTLRDERTDNAGFRAALRDLTLMLVYEATRDAASEQIAVRTPVTDTTGSRLANPPLLVPVLRAGLGMVDQAHALIPEAQVGFVGMARDETTHHPTPYLASLPDDLSKRSVFVLDPMLATGGSMAYTIDLLKERNAVDITAVCVVCAPQGIEAIEKVAPDMRLVTATIDEGLNEIAYIVPGLGDAGDRQFGPR from the coding sequence ATGGATGTACGCGTCGTCGACCACCCCCTGGCCGCCGCACGGCTGACCACCCTGCGAGATGAGCGAACCGACAATGCGGGGTTCCGTGCGGCGCTACGCGACCTCACCCTGATGCTGGTGTACGAGGCCACCCGGGACGCGGCGTCCGAGCAGATCGCGGTGCGTACCCCGGTCACCGACACCACCGGTTCACGGCTTGCGAATCCGCCCCTGCTGGTGCCGGTGCTACGGGCCGGGCTCGGGATGGTCGACCAGGCGCACGCCCTGATCCCCGAGGCGCAGGTGGGTTTCGTCGGGATGGCGCGCGACGAGACGACGCATCACCCGACGCCGTACTTGGCGTCGCTGCCCGACGATCTGAGCAAGAGGTCGGTGTTCGTGCTCGACCCGATGCTGGCGACCGGCGGGTCGATGGCTTACACCATCGACCTGTTGAAGGAACGCAACGCCGTCGACATCACCGCGGTGTGTGTGGTGTGCGCGCCGCAGGGGATCGAGGCGATCGAAAAGGTCGCCCCGGACATGAGGCTCGTCACCGCGACCATCGACGAAGGCCTCAACGAGATCGCCTACATCGTCCCCGGACTCGGGGAC